The following are encoded together in the Sinorhizobium terangae genome:
- a CDS encoding lipocalin-like domain-containing protein: MEHDLPSGHRRERQTEQIPYSGQVILSKSGTLSVQAMNPDAAAEPTPCMANGYEAYYGPVEIDQAKKTFAITVCSSLVRNLIGQRLERNFEVTEDQLVITPTNAPEGWRVTYERRRPLQGLRGS, translated from the coding sequence GTGGAACATGACCTCCCTTCAGGTCACCGACGCGAGCGGCAGACAGAACAGATTCCGTATTCCGGACAGGTGATCCTCTCGAAAAGCGGCACACTATCCGTGCAGGCCATGAACCCGGACGCTGCGGCGGAGCCGACGCCTTGCATGGCAAATGGCTATGAGGCCTATTATGGCCCGGTCGAAATCGACCAAGCGAAAAAGACGTTTGCCATCACGGTGTGTTCATCGCTCGTTCGCAACCTTATCGGACAACGGCTCGAGCGGAATTTTGAAGTGACGGAAGACCAGTTGGTGATCACGCCGACAAATGCACCCGAAGGCTGGCGCGTGACGTACGAGCGGCGTAGGCCTTTGCAGGGCTTGCGTGGCTCTTAA
- a CDS encoding HigA family addiction module antitoxin: MTHILPPVHPGEILREEYLRPLNMSAGALAKKLNVPRTRIERIAAEQTPITTDTALRLAKYFRTTPEFWMNMQTSFNLKTEEIALHRELELIPEIDSAA; encoded by the coding sequence ATGACCCATATCCTTCCGCCGGTCCATCCGGGCGAAATCCTACGCGAGGAGTACCTACGTCCCCTTAACATGAGCGCTGGTGCACTGGCGAAAAAGCTCAATGTTCCTCGCACCCGCATCGAACGCATAGCGGCGGAGCAAACACCGATAACGACGGATACCGCTTTGCGCCTCGCCAAATACTTCCGCACAACGCCGGAGTTTTGGATGAACATGCAGACCAGCTTCAACCTCAAGACAGAGGAAATAGCACTTCATCGCGAACTGGAGTTGATCCCGGAAATCGATAGCGCAGCATAG
- a CDS encoding HlyD family secretion protein, with amino-acid sequence MQIVPVNDSLVVEAKMQPADIDQLHLGQKATLRFSAFNQRTTPEIIGEVQTIAANLSTNPQTGEAWYAARIRISAAELHKLGSLVLHAGMPVEAFIQTGERTALSYLVKPLADQIARAMREE; translated from the coding sequence ATGCAGATTGTTCCCGTCAACGACAGCCTCGTCGTCGAGGCGAAAATGCAGCCGGCCGATATCGATCAGCTGCATCTCGGGCAGAAGGCCACCTTGCGCTTCTCTGCCTTCAACCAGCGCACGACGCCGGAGATCATCGGCGAAGTGCAGACGATTGCCGCTAACCTCAGCACCAACCCGCAGACCGGCGAGGCGTGGTACGCCGCGCGCATCCGGATTTCCGCGGCCGAGCTCCACAAGCTCGGCAGCCTCGTCCTGCACGCCGGCATGCCGGTCGAGGCGTTCATCCAGACTGGCGAGCGCACGGCGCTCTCCTACCTCGTCAAGCCGCTGGCCGACCAGATCGCCCGGGCGATGCGGGAGGAATGA